A genomic segment from Polyangium mundeleinium encodes:
- a CDS encoding M13 family metallopeptidase, which produces MRTLSLAFASVAMSLLAGCGSAKPEPITNTAGPVPTVAPPVDKGPPPVEVSLESVGLDGAALDKSVDACTDFYQFACGGWLKATEIPSDEANWVRSFSEIDKRNELALKTILEDAGKAKNPDPTTKKIGDYYAACMDEAAVDAAGITPIKPLVDRARKVSSAKDVTTLVNDLHAKGIFPLFWISGEQDPGDATRVIATLDQGGLGLPDRDYYTKDDDDSKKLRADYVAHVERMLKLAGLAEADAKKAAANVLALETDIAKVSKTRVERRDPKGIYNMVSRADLAKKAPAFPWDAYFKALGISDVKQANLTSIPFFEGIDKLLGSVKADVWQSYLTWTIVRASADELSKPFVDEAFAFRARLFGLKEQKPRWKRCVEATDHALGELVAQPFVASHFAGDSKRAAEQMVQEISKAFGVRVRSLDWMDDKTKERALAKLSSMAYLIGYPGKWRSYDFEVDRKSYGKNAMAAGAFEQKRRLAKIGKPVDREEWQMSPPMVNAYYDPQKNHMVFPAGILQPPFYDVKAAIQVNLGGMGMVVGHELTHGFDDEGSQYAGNGNLENWWEPAVGELFKKKTTCVEEQYSKYEPLPGVKLNGKLTLGENIADLGGLRLAFMAYREMRKGAANMTVAGGFTEDQQFFLAHAQSWCAKSRDEYARLHAKTNTHSAPRFRVNGPLVNTPEFAQAFSCAEGTPMHPAKVCSVW; this is translated from the coding sequence ATGCGCACGCTTTCCCTCGCCTTCGCCTCCGTGGCGATGTCCCTCCTCGCTGGGTGTGGCTCGGCCAAGCCCGAGCCCATCACCAACACCGCGGGCCCCGTGCCCACCGTCGCTCCGCCCGTCGACAAGGGACCGCCGCCCGTCGAGGTCTCGCTGGAGAGCGTCGGCCTCGACGGCGCCGCGCTCGACAAGTCCGTCGACGCTTGCACGGACTTCTACCAGTTCGCTTGCGGCGGCTGGCTCAAGGCCACGGAGATCCCCTCCGACGAGGCGAACTGGGTGCGGAGCTTCAGCGAGATCGACAAGCGCAACGAGCTCGCGCTGAAGACGATCCTCGAGGACGCGGGCAAGGCGAAGAACCCCGATCCGACGACGAAGAAGATCGGCGACTACTACGCCGCGTGCATGGATGAGGCGGCCGTGGATGCCGCGGGCATCACGCCGATCAAGCCGCTCGTGGATCGCGCGCGGAAGGTCTCCTCGGCGAAGGACGTGACCACGCTCGTCAACGACCTGCACGCCAAGGGCATCTTCCCGCTGTTCTGGATCTCGGGCGAGCAGGATCCCGGGGACGCGACGCGCGTCATCGCCACGCTCGATCAAGGCGGGCTCGGCCTGCCAGACCGCGACTACTACACGAAGGACGACGACGACTCGAAGAAGCTCCGCGCCGACTACGTGGCCCACGTCGAGCGCATGCTGAAGCTCGCCGGGCTCGCCGAGGCCGACGCGAAGAAGGCCGCGGCGAACGTGCTCGCGCTCGAGACCGACATCGCCAAGGTCTCGAAGACGCGCGTGGAGCGCCGCGATCCGAAGGGCATCTACAACATGGTGAGCCGCGCGGATCTCGCCAAGAAGGCGCCGGCGTTCCCTTGGGACGCGTACTTCAAGGCGCTCGGGATCTCGGACGTGAAGCAGGCGAACCTGACGTCGATCCCTTTCTTCGAGGGCATCGACAAGCTGCTCGGGTCCGTGAAGGCCGACGTCTGGCAGAGCTACCTGACGTGGACGATCGTGCGCGCGTCGGCCGACGAGCTGTCGAAGCCGTTCGTCGACGAGGCGTTCGCCTTCCGCGCCCGCCTCTTCGGCCTGAAGGAGCAGAAGCCGCGCTGGAAGCGCTGCGTCGAGGCCACGGATCACGCGCTCGGCGAGCTCGTCGCGCAGCCGTTCGTGGCGAGCCACTTCGCGGGCGATTCGAAGCGCGCCGCCGAGCAGATGGTGCAGGAGATCAGCAAGGCCTTCGGCGTGCGCGTGCGCTCGCTCGACTGGATGGACGACAAGACGAAGGAGCGCGCGCTCGCCAAGCTCTCGTCGATGGCCTACCTCATCGGTTACCCGGGGAAGTGGCGCAGCTACGACTTCGAGGTCGACCGCAAGAGCTACGGGAAAAACGCGATGGCCGCGGGCGCGTTCGAGCAGAAGCGCAGGCTCGCCAAGATCGGCAAGCCCGTCGATCGCGAGGAGTGGCAGATGAGCCCTCCGATGGTGAACGCGTACTACGATCCGCAGAAGAACCACATGGTCTTCCCGGCCGGGATCCTGCAGCCGCCGTTCTACGACGTGAAGGCGGCGATCCAGGTGAACCTCGGCGGCATGGGCATGGTCGTGGGCCACGAGCTCACGCACGGCTTCGACGACGAGGGCTCGCAGTACGCGGGCAACGGCAACCTCGAGAACTGGTGGGAGCCGGCCGTCGGGGAGCTCTTCAAGAAGAAGACGACGTGCGTCGAGGAGCAGTACTCGAAGTACGAGCCGCTGCCCGGCGTGAAGCTCAACGGCAAGCTCACGCTCGGCGAGAACATCGCGGATCTCGGCGGCCTCCGGCTCGCGTTCATGGCCTACCGCGAGATGCGCAAGGGCGCGGCGAACATGACCGTCGCCGGCGGCTTCACCGAGGATCAGCAGTTCTTCCTGGCGCACGCGCAGTCCTGGTGCGCCAAGAGCCGCGACGAGTACGCGCGGCTCCACGCGAAGACGAACACACACTCGGCGCCCCGCTTCCGTGTGAACGGTCCGCTCGTGAACACGCCCGAGTTCGCCCAGGCGTTCTCGTGCGCCGAGGGCACGCCGATGCACCCGGCCAAGGTTTGTTCCGTCTGGTGA
- a CDS encoding phosphoribosylanthranilate isomerase has translation MNRPPPALHVKICGFTRIDDVEAAVSAGADMIGLNFVSGSPRRIDVPLARALVGAARGRVEIVGVVADLDPARVAELVVEVGLDRVQLHGDEPPEVIDALGPRAFKALRIGGAEDVALAARYGGDLLLVDARVPGQQGGTGVRVDPALVVELARARRLLLAGGLGPDNVAEAVRVVRPWGVDVASGVESAPGLKDERKMRAFVSEARRAAQEAARTANGADEA, from the coding sequence GTGAACCGGCCGCCCCCGGCCCTCCACGTCAAGATCTGCGGTTTTACGCGGATCGACGACGTGGAGGCCGCCGTCTCCGCGGGCGCCGACATGATCGGCCTCAACTTCGTTTCTGGATCGCCGCGTCGTATCGACGTGCCGCTCGCGCGTGCGCTCGTGGGCGCGGCGCGTGGGCGCGTGGAGATCGTCGGCGTCGTGGCCGATCTCGATCCGGCGCGCGTCGCGGAGCTCGTCGTGGAGGTCGGCCTCGATCGCGTGCAGCTCCATGGCGACGAGCCGCCCGAGGTGATCGACGCGCTCGGGCCGCGCGCGTTCAAGGCGCTGCGCATCGGCGGCGCGGAGGACGTCGCGCTCGCGGCGCGGTACGGCGGGGATCTCCTGCTCGTCGACGCGCGTGTCCCGGGGCAGCAGGGGGGCACGGGCGTGCGTGTTGATCCCGCGCTCGTCGTCGAACTCGCGCGCGCGCGGCGCCTTCTACTCGCCGGCGGGCTTGGGCCCGACAACGTCGCCGAGGCGGTGCGCGTCGTGCGGCCGTGGGGCGTCGACGTCGCGAGCGGCGTCGAATCCGCGCCAGGGCTCAAGGACGAGCGCAAGATGCGCGCGTTCGTGAGTGAAGCTCGGCGCGCGGCGCAGGAAGCCGCGCGAACGGCGAACGGCGCAGACGAAGCGTGA
- a CDS encoding response regulator, whose protein sequence is MAEYSCLIVEDSPMMRQLLVFALARLKNLRVTEADDGVDGLRKLASTKYDVIITDINMPIMDGLKLVKRVRSDPVHKDTPIIIITTEGSQEDRQRALQLGANAYITKPIQAPQVIAKVKELLGIE, encoded by the coding sequence ATGGCCGAGTACTCCTGCCTGATTGTCGAAGATTCGCCCATGATGCGGCAGCTCTTGGTCTTCGCGCTCGCGCGGCTCAAGAACCTGCGCGTCACGGAGGCGGACGACGGCGTCGACGGCCTGCGCAAGCTCGCGTCGACGAAGTACGACGTCATCATCACCGACATCAACATGCCGATCATGGACGGGCTGAAGCTCGTCAAGCGTGTCCGGTCGGATCCGGTACACAAGGACACGCCGATCATCATCATCACGACCGAGGGCTCGCAGGAAGACCGGCAACGCGCGCTCCAGCTCGGCGCGAACGCGTACATCACCAAGCCCATCCAGGCGCCTCAGGTGATCGCCAAGGTCAAAGAGCTCCTCGGCATCGAGTGA
- a CDS encoding GAF domain-containing protein — MSDNEGRSKAPSEQPPEDLKRERDLFIQQFFRKGAQLTEEVLKENERLRDRLSELENENGKLRAHLASDTAMRDLVRKIEALEGEKNALLQRSVAMEAVSDRYTSRHQEVESELASLANLYVATSQLHSSTNVRHVLRNIKELLAQLLGAARFGVYIASDDKKELVAVATEGQSFADIATLPVDDGPIGRAFSTGKLYYDAENDVSKGTVERPAAVVPLLIDGQPIGVIAIFGTLSQKTAFDDQDGELFRLLGAQAALALVSARLFTDAGRKVPGVQAFLDLED; from the coding sequence ATGAGCGACAACGAAGGGCGATCCAAAGCGCCCAGCGAACAGCCTCCGGAAGACCTGAAAAGGGAGCGGGATTTGTTCATCCAGCAGTTCTTCCGCAAAGGCGCTCAGTTGACCGAAGAGGTCCTGAAGGAGAACGAGCGTCTCCGTGATCGGCTCTCGGAGCTCGAGAACGAGAACGGCAAGCTCCGCGCGCACCTCGCCAGCGATACGGCGATGCGGGATCTCGTGCGGAAGATCGAGGCGCTCGAGGGGGAGAAGAACGCGCTGCTCCAGCGCTCGGTGGCGATGGAGGCGGTGAGCGATCGCTACACCTCGCGCCATCAGGAGGTGGAGTCGGAGCTCGCGAGCCTCGCGAATCTCTACGTCGCGACCTCGCAGCTTCACTCCTCGACGAACGTTCGCCACGTGCTCCGCAACATCAAGGAGCTCCTGGCGCAGCTGCTCGGCGCGGCTCGGTTCGGTGTCTACATCGCCTCGGACGACAAGAAAGAGCTCGTGGCGGTGGCGACGGAAGGCCAGAGCTTCGCCGACATCGCGACCCTACCGGTGGACGACGGCCCGATCGGGCGGGCTTTTTCCACCGGCAAGCTGTACTACGACGCCGAGAATGACGTCTCGAAGGGCACGGTCGAGCGCCCCGCGGCGGTGGTACCGCTGCTCATCGATGGCCAGCCCATCGGCGTCATCGCCATCTTCGGGACGCTTTCCCAAAAGACGGCCTTCGACGACCAGGACGGTGAGCTGTTCCGGCTCCTGGGCGCGCAGGCCGCCCTCGCGCTCGTCAGCGCGCGGCTGTTCACCGATGCAGGTCGCAAGGTGCCTGGTGTACAGGCGTTCCTCGACCTGGAGGACTGA
- the fni gene encoding type 2 isopentenyl-diphosphate Delta-isomerase, whose translation MTELQTLPHQASPISSRKADHIDLCATGDVGFRAKTTLFEGVELVHDALPEIVIDDIDTSIELLGKKLRVPLVIAAMTGGTERARGINRELARIAEERGYGFGLGSQRAILKGEPRETYMVRDVAPTTLVLGNIGGVQAKSLETAKVMELVEAVGADALCVHLNPAQEVVQPGGDRDFVGVVGALERLVAELSVPVVAKETGCGIGPRTAKKLAKAGVRHVDVSGAGGTSWVAVETARATGQERSLGMTLREWGVPTAASVLITREARPRFKSIIATGGVASGVDVAKALALGAHAAGIARPVLQALHSGGRDGALAFLDQVESELRAVMLLVGARDVRALRRTPTLLSPDLERWAALASGARKK comes from the coding sequence ATGACCGAACTCCAGACACTCCCGCACCAGGCCTCGCCGATTTCCTCACGCAAGGCCGACCACATCGACCTGTGCGCCACGGGCGACGTGGGGTTCCGCGCGAAGACGACGCTGTTCGAGGGCGTCGAGCTCGTGCACGACGCGCTGCCTGAGATCGTGATCGACGACATCGACACGTCGATCGAGCTGCTCGGCAAGAAGCTCCGCGTGCCGCTCGTGATCGCGGCGATGACGGGAGGCACCGAGCGCGCGCGGGGCATCAACCGGGAGCTCGCGCGGATCGCCGAGGAGCGCGGCTACGGCTTCGGCCTCGGCAGCCAGCGCGCGATCCTGAAGGGCGAGCCGCGCGAGACGTACATGGTGCGCGACGTGGCGCCGACGACGCTTGTGCTCGGCAACATCGGCGGCGTGCAGGCCAAGAGCCTCGAGACGGCGAAGGTCATGGAGCTCGTCGAGGCCGTGGGCGCCGACGCGCTCTGCGTGCACCTGAACCCGGCGCAGGAGGTCGTGCAGCCGGGCGGGGATCGAGATTTCGTGGGCGTGGTCGGGGCGCTCGAGCGGCTCGTCGCGGAGCTCTCGGTGCCGGTCGTCGCGAAGGAGACGGGCTGTGGGATCGGGCCGCGCACCGCGAAGAAGCTCGCGAAGGCGGGCGTGCGGCACGTGGACGTGTCGGGCGCGGGTGGCACGAGCTGGGTCGCGGTGGAGACGGCGCGCGCCACGGGGCAGGAGCGCTCGCTCGGCATGACGCTGCGGGAATGGGGCGTGCCGACGGCGGCCTCGGTGCTGATCACCCGCGAGGCGCGGCCGCGGTTCAAGAGCATCATCGCGACGGGCGGCGTGGCGAGCGGCGTCGACGTGGCGAAGGCCCTCGCCCTCGGAGCGCACGCGGCGGGCATCGCTCGTCCGGTGTTGCAGGCGCTTCATTCGGGGGGCCGGGATGGTGCGCTCGCCTTCCTCGACCAGGTAGAGTCCGAGCTCCGTGCCGTCATGTTGCTCGTGGGCGCGAGGGACGTACGGGCCCTTCGGCGCACGCCGACCCTTCTTTCTCCGGATCTCGAGCGCTGGGCGGCCCTCGCCTCCGGCGCCCGGAAGAAATGA